The DNA segment CGGGGGAAGAGGTCAGCCCCGGCCACCTTTACGCCGAGCTCCTCCCTCCAGAGGACGTCCTTTATCATGCCCGCCGTCACGGTGGTCGAGCCAGAGGAGTCCCAGTCCATCCCGATGACGTTGTTGAAGGCCTGGAACCAGACCGGGTCGGAGAGCCTTTCCAGGAGTCCCTTCGTTCCGTACTCCTCAACCGCCAGAACCAGCACTAACCGGGTGAGCTCCCTCATCCTCTGGGCCAGCCACGCCGGAACGTGGCCGCCGTGGAGGGGCAGGTCGGCGATATTCCTCATCGGAGTTATATCTCTCTCCGGGGTTTTAACCATTATCCCCGTAGAATTTTCATAATTTTGGGCTATCATACGCAGAATCATCAGGAAAAACTGGTCATATAAATGGGAAAGCCTTTTTATCCTCCGCTTCGATTTCCGTCTGCTGATTTAGGCTCACGGAGGTTGTGAAAATGGGAGTTGAGAAGGTTCCGAAGTACGACATCCCAACCGTTAAGGTTGACTACGTTTTTATCGAGCTCGACAAGATGAAGCCCCACGAGCAGCTCGTCCAGAAGGAGCTTGAGGCCTTCATCGAGAGCGTCACCGGCTCCGGCCTCTTCTGGAAGCCTATGCTCCTCGCCAAGGTTCCTGGTGAGGACACCTACCTCATCGTTGACGGTCACCACCGCTGGGCCGGTCTCCAGAAGCTCGGCGCCAAGAAGGCTCCCTCCGTCATACTTGACTACTTCAGCGACGATGTCAAGGTCTACACCTGGTACCCGGCCTTCAAGGGAAGCCTCGAGGAGGTTCTCGAGAGGCTCAAGGCAGAGGGGCTTGAGGTCATTGAGGACCCGGAGGCAGAGGAGAAGGCCGAGAGGGGCGAGATAGCCTTCGCCATCGTCGGTGAGAAGGTCTTCGCCGTTCCGGGCGGCCTTGATGAGCAGAAGAAGGTCAGCAAGGTTCTCGACGAGATGAGCGTCGAGGGCAAGATCGAGCTCATCTACTACGGCCTCAAGGAGGACGCCAGAGAGGACATGGGCAAGGGCGAGATCGACTACGTCTTCATCAGGAAGGCCCCTAGCAAGGATGAGGTCATGGAGCTCGTCAAGCGCGGCGAGGTCTACTCCCCGAAGACCACCAGACACGTCCTGCCCTTCAACCCGGACAAGATAGACGTCAAGCTCGAGGAGCTGTTCTGAAGGTTTTTAACCCCTTTTTCATACTTTCTCCGCCGATGACGAAGGATCAACCGGCTGATGGGTGATGACCAGTCCAGGAGGCCGAGGCCCCGCACCTACATAGGCATCTACAAAAAGGATTTAAATATCCATTCAGGATTTTACCCTTAAGCGGTGAGTGAAGTGCTCAGGATTTCACTTCCTGTGCTGGCACGGTCACGGAAGGAAGGAACCCGGAGGGTTGATGTCCCCGCATTCAGGCTGGTGAGTTCATTCTCCGACATAATCGAAGATAGCGCCGTTGTTATAGGCCGGGCCGGGATGAAGGTTCCTCCCGACTGGAATCTCATTACCGTGAGTTCCGTTAAGGGATATTTTGGTCCGAGGGAACTCCACAGAATTTTGGATGGTATAATCAAAAGTCTCAAAGGGCATCCGGATAGGGCGGTAATTATAGCCTGTCCCGAGTACCTGGCGCTCCATAATGGATTTGAGACGTTTCTGAGATTTTTGAACACCATTCGTGATCACGTTATACTCACCAATACCAAGGTCTACGTTGTCACTGATCCCCTTGCATGGAAACCAAGGCAGTGGGCCCTCCTCAAGAAACTTGAGCTCTGAGCGACAAACTTTAAAGCTCCACCGTTGCCCTCTTTATGATGAGGATGCTCCGCGGTTTAATCTTCGACGTTGACGAGACCTTGGTCTACTACGAGGGCTACGACCACAGGGAATGGTACGAGAAGTGGGTTATGCCAGCCCTCCGGGAGCGTGGCATCGAACTGGACTACGAGACATACAAAAAAACGGTAACCGGCGAGCTTCCGAGGAGCTACGTCGAGCGCTTTGGCATAGACCACGTGGAGTTCTGGAAAATCGTTGACGGCGTGAACCTTGAGTACCGCATGTGGATGGCAGATAAGGGCAAGATAAAACCCTTTCCAGATGTTAACGTCTTGGGAGAGCTGAAAGAGCTGGGCCTGAAGCTTGGGGCCGTGAGTAACGCCTCCCCGGAGTGCACGGAGTTCGTTTTGGACCTCTTCGATTTGAGGAGATACTTCGAGGTTGTTTACGGAAAGGACTATTCAAACCTTGACGGGGTCAAGCCAAGCCCCTACCTCGTTGAAAAAGCCCTGAACGCACTCGGCCTGGAGCCGGAGGAAGCGCTGATGGTTGGCGACAGCCGTCACGATGTGCTCGCCGGAAAGCGGGCCGGCATGAAGGTGGTTAACGTTACGCGCTTCGGGGAAATCGAGGGGGCTGACTACTACGTGAAGGGCCTCTGGGAGCTTGTGGAACTGATAAGGAAAATGCTGTAGTCCGTCAGTATTACCACGGTTCATGAAAATCTCCGGCACTCTTAAATACCCAAAAGTAGTTAT comes from the Thermococcus celericrescens genome and includes:
- a CDS encoding DUF763 domain-containing protein, yielding MRNIADLPLHGGHVPAWLAQRMRELTRLVLVLAVEEYGTKGLLERLSDPVWFQAFNNVIGMDWDSSGSTTVTAGMIKDVLWREELGVKVAGADLFPR
- the serK gene encoding L-serine kinase SerK; translated protein: MGVEKVPKYDIPTVKVDYVFIELDKMKPHEQLVQKELEAFIESVTGSGLFWKPMLLAKVPGEDTYLIVDGHHRWAGLQKLGAKKAPSVILDYFSDDVKVYTWYPAFKGSLEEVLERLKAEGLEVIEDPEAEEKAERGEIAFAIVGEKVFAVPGGLDEQKKVSKVLDEMSVEGKIELIYYGLKEDAREDMGKGEIDYVFIRKAPSKDEVMELVKRGEVYSPKTTRHVLPFNPDKIDVKLEELF
- a CDS encoding DUF835 domain-containing protein, with the translated sequence MSEVLRISLPVLARSRKEGTRRVDVPAFRLVSSFSDIIEDSAVVIGRAGMKVPPDWNLITVSSVKGYFGPRELHRILDGIIKSLKGHPDRAVIIACPEYLALHNGFETFLRFLNTIRDHVILTNTKVYVVTDPLAWKPRQWALLKKLEL
- a CDS encoding HAD family hydrolase; its protein translation is MLRGLIFDVDETLVYYEGYDHREWYEKWVMPALRERGIELDYETYKKTVTGELPRSYVERFGIDHVEFWKIVDGVNLEYRMWMADKGKIKPFPDVNVLGELKELGLKLGAVSNASPECTEFVLDLFDLRRYFEVVYGKDYSNLDGVKPSPYLVEKALNALGLEPEEALMVGDSRHDVLAGKRAGMKVVNVTRFGEIEGADYYVKGLWELVELIRKML